The genomic DNA ACCCGGAGCCATGGGGTTCCGGGTATATTGTTTTGAAAGGGAATGCGATGAGCAAGCGCGAATCCGCGAAATACAAGATCGACCGCCGTCTTGGCGAAAACATCTGGGGCCGCCCGAAGTCTCCGGTCAACAAGCGTGAATACGGCCCCGGCCAGCATGGCCAGCGCCGCAAGGGCAAGCTTTCCGACTTCGGCCTGCAGCTGCGCGCCAAGCAGAAGCTGAAGGGCCACTATGGCGACGTTTCGGAAAAGCAGTTCCGTAAGGTCTATGAGGAGGCCAACCGCCGCAAGGGCGATACTTCCGAGAACCTGATCGGCCTGCTGGAATCGCGCCTCGACGCGATCGTCTATCGCGCCAAGTTCGTGCCGACCATCTTCGCCGCCCGTCAGTTCGTCAACCACGGCCACGTCAACGTCAACGGCAAGCGCACCAACATCGGTTCGTACCGCTGCAAGCCGGGCGATGTCATCGAGGTGCGCGAGAAGTCGAAGCAGCTCGTCATCGTGCTGGAATCGGTGGGTCTCGCCGAGCGTGACGTGCCGGACTACATCGAGGCCGACCACAACAAGATGACCGCGACCTTTGCCCGCGTTCCTGGCCTGTCGGACGTGCCGTTCGCCGTGCAGATGGAACCGAACCTGGTCGTCGAATTCTATTCGCGCTGATCGAAAGCCGGTCAGCAA from Mesorhizobium sp. M1E.F.Ca.ET.045.02.1.1 includes the following:
- the rpsD gene encoding 30S ribosomal protein S4, yielding MSKRESAKYKIDRRLGENIWGRPKSPVNKREYGPGQHGQRRKGKLSDFGLQLRAKQKLKGHYGDVSEKQFRKVYEEANRRKGDTSENLIGLLESRLDAIVYRAKFVPTIFAARQFVNHGHVNVNGKRTNIGSYRCKPGDVIEVREKSKQLVIVLESVGLAERDVPDYIEADHNKMTATFARVPGLSDVPFAVQMEPNLVVEFYSR